The proteins below are encoded in one region of Parambassis ranga unplaced genomic scaffold, fParRan2.1 scaffold_21_arrow_ctg1, whole genome shotgun sequence:
- the LOC114429846 gene encoding centrosomal protein of 55 kDa-like translates to MAFKGFFSKLGFKSSSSSSKLRKSHLKKKLDELLEVSLNLEALRERDNQQLLVQEQELESLRQQLSAKGEVCAHMTALCTNIRLQKSHIYSSVSIRKCSVHTSNFKYFCFSFQNGQEPPGDSASVQEQLRDALEKNLQRLVYDQQREVYIQSVLAYAAELAQQLAQAKRQQPKQGATSEATAGPEKEPQLSLGVQRDLEGQNAEVTRTQQELSAHRNQTVKAQAELQSQKEQVTRLQVELLVQQRKYEDKCSELSSFLRKHEEKSKELEEAKMQLQAERLGNRYKIKKKNKKKTNNVSRHAAELESMDIRLEEERKRSAELLLQVNMLQKSLLNRNGDERRIAALEQQIQISAKDFANEKNDRQSIQHQLHKVLKELHKTQDQISNLESAMQPNARSSEPSSYNNFERLTTDPGPTSPWKYVNLLETTFLECPYCQAQYPASRHRELLDHIDDCYDK, encoded by the exons ATGGCCTTTAAAGGCTTTTTCAGCAAGTTGGGCTTCAAATCTAGCAGCTCTTCCTCTAAACTCAGGAAGAGCCACCTGAAGAAGAAGCTTGATGAACTGCTGGAG GTCAGTCTTAACCTTGAGGCGCTGCGAGAGAGGGACAATCAGCAGTTGCTGGTTCAAGAGCAGGAACTGGAAAGTCTgcgacagcagctgtcagccaAAGGAGAGGTATGTGCACACATGACAGCTCTCTGCACTAACATAAGGTTACAAAAATCACATATATATTCAAGTGTATCCATCAGAAAATGCTCAGTACACACATCCA attttaaatatttttgtttctcctttcaGAATGGACAAGAACCTCCTGGAGACTCTGCATCAGTGCAAGAGCAGTTGAGAGAT GCTCTGGAGAAGAACCTGCAGCGGCTGGTGTATGACCAGCAGAGAGAGGTCTACATCCAGTCCGTCCTTGCCTACGCAGCGGAGCTGGCACAGCAGTTGGCCCAAGCAAAGCGGCAACAACCCAAGCAAGGGGCCACTTCAGAGG ctaCTGCAGGTCCAGAAAAGGAACCTCAGCTCAGCTTAGGGGTGCAGAGAGACCTCGAGGGCCAAAACGCTGAGGTTACTAGAACCCAGCAGGAGCTCAGTGCACATAGGAACCAG ACCGTGAAGgctcaggctgagctgcagtctcAGAAGGAGCAGGTCACCAGGCTCCAGGTGGAGCTGTTAGTGCAACAGAGGAAGTACGAGGACAAGTGCAGCGAGTTGTCATCCTTCCTGAGGAAGCATGAAGAGAAGagcaaagagctggaggaagccaAAATGCAGCTCCAGGCAGAGAGACTTGGCAACAGGTA taaaataaaaaaaaaaaacaaaaaaaaaacaaacaatgtgtcCAGGCATGCAGCAGAACTGGAGAGTATGGACATCAgactggaggaagagaggaagaggtctgctgaacttctgctgcag GTAAATATGCTGCAGAAGTCTCTTCTGAACCGAAATGGAGACGAGAGGAGAATCGCTGCCCTGGAACAACAG ATCCAGATTTCTGCCAAGGActttgcaaatgaaaaaaatgatcgTCAGAGCATTCAGCACCAGCTACATAAAGTGCTGAAGGAGCTTCACAAGACCCAAGATCAGATTTCTAATCTGGAGTCTGCT ATGCAGCCTAATGCTCGCTCTTCAGAGCCCAGCTCGTACAATAATTTTGAGCGCCTTACTACTGACCCTGGCCCCACATCGCCATGGAAATACGTCAACCTCCTGGAGACGACTTTCTTGGAGTGCCCATATTGTCAGGCCCAGTATCCCGCCAGCCGTCACAGGGAGCTTCTGGATCACATTGACGACTGTTATGATAAGTGA
- the LOC114429767 gene encoding mitochondrial ubiquitin ligase activator of nfkb 1-A-like produces MAKFCLGFSLTEALCLGAGLAVSGLCYYMYRKKKKTADELDNASHINIDGNLKDTLEVTPGARLQYAVVEGVVEPVGEPLRSQCHEDIVGVVHKVEVTEPRLGLSSLYSALFKSHQQVTSVPFVLRGSDGTAVQVHCPLKASGLNMEMLYKRFLQVSHGFSVLGWYFSGVKSYSRLETEEMLRVGTRVTGVGQLTLDPDGTLNLRPPSDGSKYFLSMADYDTLRKQYSAATKAWKRFAVIFALAGAAALYLHGKLR; encoded by the exons ATGGCGAAATTCTGTCTCGGTTTTTCACTGACAGAGGCACTGTGTCTTGGGGCCGGCTTGGCTGTTTCAGGCCTTTGCTACTATATgtatagaaagaagaagaagacagcagatgagcttgat AATGCCTCCCACATCAACATAGATGGAAACCTTAAAGACACTTTGGAGGTTACACCAGGAGCACGTCTGCAGTATGCTGTTGTTGAAG GTGTTGTGGAGCCTGTAGGCGAGCCACTGAGGAGTCAGTGTCATGAAGACATTGTTGGTGTGGTGCACAAAGTGGAAGTCACAGAGCCCAGGCTGGGATTGAGCAGCCTTTACTCTGCTCTTTTCAAGAGTCATCAACAAGTGACATCGGTGCCCTTCGTATTAAGGGGTTCGGATGGGACTGCAGTCCAAGTCCATTGTCCACTGAAGgcctctggactgaacatggagatGTTGTACAAGAGGTTTCTCCAGGTCAGCCATGGATTCAGTGTTCTTGGATGGTATTTCAGCGGGGTGAAGTCCTACAGTCGACTGGAGACCGAGGAAATGCTTAGA GTGGGCACACGTGTTACTGGTGTAGGCCAGCTGACGCTGGACCCAGATGGCACCCTGAATCTTAGACCCCCTTCTGATGGATCTAAGTACTTTCTGAGCATGGCAGACTATGACACTTTACGAAAACAATACAGCGCTGCGACCAAAGCGTGGAAGCGTTTTGCTGTTATATTTGCTTTAGCCGGTGCAGCGGCACTCTACCTACATGGAAAGCTTCGCTGA